Proteins encoded in a region of the Candidatus Polarisedimenticolia bacterium genome:
- a CDS encoding transcriptional regulator has product MGRSPVSRRAPETERKSVPAPSAPRARALQLDRIIPDRIRLGILSALATHPTLAFNELKEMLDTSDGNLSVHARKLEEVRYITVRKSFAGRIPRTEFKLTDAGRKALESYLGHMEALIQATRSS; this is encoded by the coding sequence GTGGGTAGATCTCCCGTTTCCCGCAGAGCTCCCGAGACCGAGCGCAAGAGTGTGCCGGCCCCCTCCGCGCCGCGCGCCCGCGCCCTCCAGCTGGATCGCATCATCCCCGATCGGATTCGCCTTGGAATCCTCAGCGCCCTGGCGACGCATCCCACCCTGGCTTTCAACGAGCTGAAGGAGATGCTCGACACCAGCGACGGCAACCTGAGCGTGCATGCCCGCAAGCTGGAGGAGGTGCGCTACATCACGGTGCGCAAGTCATTCGCCGGCAGGATTCCCAGGACCGAGTTCAAGCTCACCGATGCGGGGCGGAAGGCGCTGGAGTCCTATCTCGGCCACATGGAGGCGCTGATCCAGGCGACCCGCTCGTCCTAG